One Gemmatimonadaceae bacterium genomic window, TCCACCAGCAATGCGCAACGGGCATTGCTGTCGAATAGAAATCGCTCGAGCGATTTGGTTATGGCACCGAAGTCATCCTCGGTGAACGACCAGCTTCCTGCGCCAACGGGCATTTCGTCCCTGTCGTCGGTAAGCTCAAGTAAGATTCGCCTGCATGCGCCTTAACAGCCGCTGAGCACGACGGCGCAACAACGGCCGTCGCTCCCAACTCACGTACTCCGTGAGCAGGCGCGCCGTATCGACGCTGGGGTGCCCGCCGATGTAGCCCAGTGCCGCCAATCGGCGGACGGGGTTCCGGCTAAACAAGTCACGGCGGCTCTGCCGGATTTGGGTGCTCCAAACCAGCAGGCCGATAATAAGACCGCCGAGGAACCCGGCGGTCACCGCTTTGGCGTCTTCCCACTCGGACCGACCCCTCACATGCTCCTCCTTGCAGCCAGGGCCTGCGCAATTGTTACCCCGTCGGCGTACTCGAGGTCGCCGCCCACGGGGAGCCCGCGCGCAATTCGCGATATGGTGATCGGTCGTGAGGCGAGTTGACGTTGAACGTAGAGGGCCGTGGCTTCGCCTTCGAGACTCGGGTTTGTCGCGATGATCACCTCCTTGATCTCGTTCGTCGCAACGCGACGAACGAGTTCGTCGATTTGCAGATTCTCCGGACCGATACCGTCGAGCGGTGAGAGCCGACCACCAAGCACGTGGTACAGCCCACGGAATTCGCCAGCGCGCTCGATGGCGCCGATGTCCGATGCCTCCTCGACAACGCAGATCAGAGACGGGTCACGGCGCGGATCGCTGCAGATCGCGCACAACTCGCCCTCAGTCAGGTTGAAACAGCGTTCGCAAGGGTGAACGCGCTCGCTCAACGTCGCGAGTGCGTCGGCCAGGCGGCGACTCTGCTCAGCAGGCTGCCTGAGCAAATGATAGGTGAGCCGCAGCGCCGTCTTGCGGCCAATGCCTGGTAGCTTGGCGAGCTCGGAAGCGAGATCGTCGATGGCGGACAAAGGGGACCTTTGCCTAGCCTCCAAATGGAAGCTTGAAGGGCAGATTCAGTCCGCCCGTCAGCTTGCCCATCTCCGCCTGCGCCTGATCCTGGGCCTTCTTCTGCGCATCCGCGAGCGCAACGACGATCAGATCCTCGAGCATTTCAGGATCGGATGCGTTGATCACGGACGGATCGAGCTTGATGCGACGAATCTGGCCAGTGCCACTCACCTCGGCGCTGACTAGGCCACCACCGGCGGTACCGGTTATGGTGAGCTGCTGAAGATCTTCCTGGATCTTCTGGAATTTGCCCTGCATCTCCTGCGCTTGCTGCAGGATTTTCATGAAGTCGCGCATGTGGCAGAAGGGGCTAGAGTCCAGAGGCTAGAGCCTAGAGAATTGTTCGAGGTATGCTAGCCCCTAACTCCCTAGTCCCTAGCCCCTCTCTCAGTCGATCACATCCAAATCCAACGCATCGATCGCGGCGCCGAGAGTGGGATCGCGGCGTCGCAGTGCATTCAATCGATCACTGCGGACCATTTCATCGGTGACGCGCGCCGGAGCGACGGCGGCACGCTGGGGATCCTGACGCAGGCGCACCGCACGGGCATCGGGGAATCGTTGACGAACCGCCGCGACGATATCCGCGCGGCCCGATTCGACGGCGGCGGCAAGGTATTCGTGCGACGCATCGAGCTCGATCGTTACGTCGCCGGACGCGGTGACGGTAATCGGCAGCGCATGTTGGAGAGCCGAGGCAAGCATGCGCTTCCCATCGCTGCGGAGCCACGCCACAATCTCGTCCCATCCGCCGGCGAGTCGTGCGACGTCGAGGGGCTCGCGCACCACGCCTAACGGCGAAGCCTGGACGCTCGTCGCTACAGGTGCGACATCGGCAAGCGACGTCGCCGGCTTTGTGAGAACCGGACGCTCGTCAGGCACACCACGGGACGACCGCGCTGTCGGCGGCTCGCCGGCTGGCTTTGGCGCCGAGTCCCGTGAGGGTCGTCTCACGGCACCGGGCGCGGGGCTCACGACCGGGCGGCGCGCAGGCGCTGCCGGTGATTCGCCTCCCTCGCCGCTCAGGCCGCGCAGCAGATCCTCGATTTCCACAGTGCGATCCAGGAGCGCGAAACGAACCAGCAGCGTCTCGACGAGCAATTGCTGCTGGCCGCTCTTGCGGAAGCGCGGTTCCAGCTCGCCAATGGCCGATAGCATTCGCAGCAGGTCCGCAGCGGACCAACGTGCGCGACGCTCGA contains:
- a CDS encoding YbaB/EbfC family nucleoid-associated protein is translated as MRDFMKILQQAQEMQGKFQKIQEDLQQLTITGTAGGGLVSAEVSGTGQIRRIKLDPSVINASDPEMLEDLIVVALADAQKKAQDQAQAEMGKLTGGLNLPFKLPFGG
- the recR gene encoding recombination mediator RecR; protein product: MSAIDDLASELAKLPGIGRKTALRLTYHLLRQPAEQSRRLADALATLSERVHPCERCFNLTEGELCAICSDPRRDPSLICVVEEASDIGAIERAGEFRGLYHVLGGRLSPLDGIGPENLQIDELVRRVATNEIKEVIIATNPSLEGEATALYVQRQLASRPITISRIARGLPVGGDLEYADGVTIAQALAARRSM